A window from Candidatus Omnitrophota bacterium encodes these proteins:
- the tsaD gene encoding tRNA (adenosine(37)-N6)-threonylcarbamoyltransferase complex transferase subunit TsaD, with protein MLTMGFETSCDETSVSVTEGHRVLSNIVSSSVHIHKKYGGVIPEIASRFHVEYINEVIRKALADSGKSMKDIKLIAVTNGPGLVGALLIGISMAKAISYALNKPIVGVNHILAHLYSSFLNEKDRPQFPFIGLVVSGGHTNLFYCEDIGVQRLLGSTQDDAVGEAYDKVAKMLGLGYPGGPAIDRMARRSRRGAAISFPRSYLGKDSLDFSFSGVKTAVLYYVNKKKAADGVLRDKDVADISYAFQEAALDSLVEKVGRAAEITGARRVVIGGGVSANSRLREKMKELSAFSSMKIHFPELKYCMDNAAMIGYLGEALYKRGVRSDLYLSAEPNLEVVDVK; from the coding sequence ATGCTTACCATGGGTTTTGAAACATCCTGCGACGAGACGAGCGTATCCGTTACCGAGGGCCACAGGGTTCTTTCTAATATAGTGTCGTCGAGCGTGCATATCCATAAAAAATATGGAGGCGTTATTCCCGAGATAGCTTCCAGATTTCATGTGGAGTATATAAACGAGGTTATCAGGAAGGCTCTGGCGGATTCGGGCAAAAGCATGAAAGACATAAAGCTCATAGCGGTTACGAACGGGCCCGGGCTTGTAGGAGCGCTTTTGATCGGTATATCGATGGCCAAGGCCATAAGTTACGCGCTCAATAAGCCGATCGTGGGCGTCAATCATATCCTCGCCCATCTATACAGTTCGTTTTTGAATGAGAAGGACAGGCCGCAGTTCCCGTTTATAGGGCTTGTGGTTTCGGGTGGGCATACGAATTTATTCTATTGCGAAGATATCGGCGTCCAGCGGCTTCTCGGGTCGACGCAGGATGATGCTGTGGGCGAGGCGTACGATAAAGTTGCGAAGATGCTCGGCCTTGGATATCCCGGAGGTCCGGCGATAGACCGGATGGCACGGCGATCGCGCCGGGGCGCCGCGATCTCGTTCCCGAGGAGCTATCTCGGAAAAGATTCGCTGGATTTCAGCTTTAGCGGCGTCAAGACGGCGGTTCTGTATTACGTAAATAAGAAAAAGGCGGCAGACGGCGTTTTGCGCGATAAAGACGTGGCCGATATTTCTTACGCGTTTCAGGAAGCGGCGCTCGACTCTCTGGTCGAGAAAGTGGGCCGCGCGGCCGAAATTACCGGCGCCAGGCGCGTAGTTATCGGCGGAGGGGTTTCGGCCAATTCCCGGTTGAGAGAGAAGATGAAAGAGCTATCGGCATTTTCTTCTATGAAAATACACTTTCCTGAGTTAAAATATTGTATGGATAACGCGGCTATGATCGGTTATCTGGGCGAGGCCCTTTACAAAAGAGGCGTGCGCTCCGACCTTTACCTTTCGGCCGAACCCAACCTCGAGGTGGTCGATGTTAAATGA
- the pdxA gene encoding 4-hydroxythreonine-4-phosphate dehydrogenase PdxA: MRALRRAHISRSNKARRKPRIVITMGDPSGVGPEVTLKALANPDVKGLADFFIIGDRRVLAGACRLARCKPFINIVDVSEGRRQRFSYGRLTAEAGRASLRYIDTALEMISAGEADALVTAPINKSSIISSGIPEFQGHTEYLAERFAVKKFAMMFVGKKLKLTLVTRHVPFRDIPRILTTEKIYDAIILTCKALKEYFRIASPRICVCGLNPHAGENGAFGTEEKRIIAPAIRKAARSVKNIVGPVSADIAFCEALDGKHDAVIALYHDQGLIPFKMLYFYSGVNMTLGLPFVRTSPDHGTAFDIAGKGIANPESMIEAIRLACKLTKRPGKNQ, from the coding sequence TTGAGAGCCTTAAGAAGAGCGCATATATCGCGTTCAAATAAAGCGCGGAGAAAGCCCCGTATCGTTATAACTATGGGCGACCCTTCCGGGGTCGGGCCGGAAGTTACATTGAAGGCATTGGCAAATCCTGATGTAAAAGGGCTTGCCGATTTTTTTATTATAGGGGACCGTCGGGTATTGGCGGGAGCGTGCCGCCTCGCGCGCTGTAAGCCTTTTATAAATATCGTGGATGTTTCCGAAGGACGCAGACAGAGATTTTCTTACGGCAGATTGACCGCCGAAGCCGGCCGGGCTTCGCTCCGGTATATAGATACCGCGCTCGAAATGATATCCGCAGGCGAAGCGGATGCTTTAGTTACCGCCCCGATAAATAAATCGTCGATAATAAGTTCCGGTATCCCGGAGTTTCAGGGGCATACGGAATATCTGGCGGAGAGATTCGCCGTCAAGAAATTCGCTATGATGTTTGTAGGTAAAAAGCTTAAATTAACGCTCGTGACCCGTCATGTTCCCTTCCGCGATATCCCCCGTATACTGACGACCGAAAAAATATACGACGCTATAATATTGACATGCAAGGCGCTAAAGGAATATTTCCGGATCGCCTCTCCCCGGATATGCGTATGCGGCCTCAACCCTCACGCCGGCGAGAACGGCGCCTTTGGAACCGAAGAAAAAAGAATTATCGCCCCGGCCATAAGAAAGGCCGCGCGCTCGGTGAAGAATATTGTAGGGCCGGTGAGCGCGGATATCGCTTTTTGCGAAGCGCTCGACGGGAAGCACGACGCGGTGATAGCGCTGTACCATGACCAGGGGCTGATACCGTTCAAGATGCTATATTTTTACAGCGGTGTGAATATGACACTCGGCCTGCCATTCGTCCGGACCTCGCCGGATCATGGAACCGCGTTCGACATAGCCGGTAAGGGTATCGCGAATCCGGAGTCTATGATCGAGGCTATACGGCTCGCGTGTAAACTTACAAAAAGACCGGGAAAAAATCAATAA
- the gatA gene encoding Asp-tRNA(Asn)/Glu-tRNA(Gln) amidotransferase subunit GatA — MEQFNSLTAHKLIELISKGETVPAVILDQVFSRIDTVDPKIKAIVLANKDKARKAAASAKKSGRLAGIPVLLKDNICVKGEETTCASRILKGFKPPYNATVVKKLETEGAVLIGKANMDEFAFGSSCETSCYGATKNPWDTSRIPGGSSGGSAAAVAADETILALGSDTGGSIRQPAALCGVVGLKPTYGRVSRYGLIAFASSLDQIGPITKDVEDAALLLGAIAGHDEMDSTSVDLPVPDYTRSLVKDVKGLRIGVPKEYFIEGLNKEVAAGVNAAIELLKSLGAKIEKITLPHTEYAVSTYYIVATAEASSNLARFDGVQYGLRSADHGDMVDMYIKTRSQGFGNEAKRRILLGTYCLSTGYYDAYYLKAQKVRTRIREDFDNAFRTCDCIITPTSPTPAFKIGEKTGDPLSMYLSDIYTIPANLAGLPAMSVPCGFSKNGLPIGLQILAKPFDEETIFRTAYTFEQNTDYHNRKPKI; from the coding sequence GTGGAACAGTTTAATTCCCTCACGGCCCACAAATTAATCGAACTTATATCCAAAGGCGAAACTGTCCCGGCGGTGATCCTCGACCAGGTATTTTCCAGAATAGATACCGTAGATCCCAAAATCAAAGCGATAGTCCTTGCGAATAAAGACAAAGCGCGCAAGGCCGCCGCCTCTGCGAAAAAATCAGGACGCCTTGCCGGTATTCCGGTGCTCCTGAAAGATAATATCTGCGTTAAGGGCGAAGAGACGACATGCGCCTCCCGCATATTGAAAGGGTTTAAGCCGCCGTATAATGCGACGGTCGTAAAGAAGCTGGAGACCGAAGGTGCGGTGCTGATAGGCAAGGCCAATATGGACGAGTTCGCATTCGGCTCATCGTGCGAGACGTCGTGCTACGGCGCGACGAAGAATCCGTGGGATACCTCGCGCATCCCCGGCGGCTCCAGCGGCGGGTCCGCGGCCGCAGTCGCGGCAGACGAGACGATACTGGCGCTCGGCTCCGATACCGGCGGATCCATTCGCCAGCCGGCCGCGCTTTGCGGTGTCGTCGGACTGAAGCCGACTTACGGGAGAGTTTCGCGTTACGGACTCATCGCTTTCGCCTCATCGCTCGATCAGATAGGCCCGATCACCAAGGATGTCGAGGACGCGGCACTCCTCCTCGGCGCCATCGCCGGACACGACGAGATGGATTCCACCTCTGTTGATTTGCCGGTTCCCGACTACACGCGTTCGCTCGTAAAAGATGTTAAGGGGCTACGTATCGGCGTGCCCAAAGAATATTTCATCGAAGGGCTCAATAAAGAAGTTGCCGCCGGCGTTAACGCCGCCATAGAATTGCTTAAATCGCTGGGCGCGAAGATAGAAAAGATAACACTTCCGCACACCGAATACGCCGTCAGCACATACTACATAGTCGCGACCGCCGAGGCGAGCTCTAACCTCGCCAGGTTCGATGGCGTCCAGTACGGATTACGTTCCGCGGATCACGGCGACATGGTCGATATGTACATAAAGACGCGCTCTCAGGGTTTTGGCAATGAAGCTAAGAGGCGCATATTGCTCGGCACGTATTGCCTCTCGACCGGATATTACGACGCTTATTACCTTAAGGCGCAGAAAGTCAGGACCAGGATACGCGAGGACTTCGACAATGCTTTCCGGACATGCGATTGCATAATCACGCCGACTTCTCCGACGCCGGCATTTAAAATAGGCGAGAAGACGGGCGATCCTTTGAGCATGTACCTTTCCGACATTTACACGATCCCCGCGAACCTCGCGGGACTGCCTGCGATGTCAGTGCCGTGCGGATTTTCCAAAAATGGTTTGCCGATAGGATTACAGATACTCGCAAAGCCGTTTGATGAAGAGACGATATTCAGGACAGCGTATACGTTCGAGCAGAATACCGACTATCACAATCGAAAGCCGAAAATATGA
- a CDS encoding peptidylprolyl isomerase, whose protein sequence is MKKIILQSTIAVFMITALPVLSRGEVVDKVAIVVNDEIVTDREISRALAPIYEKYKTMFSGPKLVEKLEEAKQKVAQQMIEDRLLYAEAKKQNIEIDEKEVDAKVQDIINGLGSRENFNQALLQQQLTVKDIKERYRQQFMIRRLVDRKIGAAIVVTPVDIDTYFNKNTEDFIRPERVKLKNILISLRKFPEPTRALAQARDISKRLREGCDFDGLAKLYSDGPGASEGGLMGHVKRGDLLPEIEKAVFALKPGEVTGVVQTSLGYHIFKVEDKEPPRTPSLSEVRREVEAAAYKSKVDAKIRGWLESLKKSAYIAFK, encoded by the coding sequence ATGAAAAAAATAATTCTTCAATCGACTATTGCGGTTTTTATGATCACAGCTTTACCGGTTCTTTCGCGCGGTGAGGTTGTTGACAAGGTTGCCATAGTGGTGAACGATGAGATAGTGACCGATCGGGAAATATCCCGGGCGTTGGCGCCGATCTACGAAAAATACAAGACGATGTTCAGCGGGCCGAAGCTTGTCGAGAAATTAGAAGAGGCTAAACAGAAGGTGGCGCAACAGATGATCGAGGATAGGCTTCTTTACGCCGAAGCGAAGAAGCAGAATATCGAGATAGACGAGAAAGAAGTCGACGCTAAGGTGCAGGATATAATCAACGGGCTAGGGTCGCGGGAAAATTTCAATCAAGCTCTTCTACAGCAACAGTTGACGGTAAAGGATATAAAAGAGCGCTACAGACAGCAGTTCATGATACGCCGTTTAGTGGATCGTAAGATCGGGGCCGCGATAGTGGTTACTCCGGTCGACATCGATACATACTTTAACAAAAACACAGAAGATTTTATCCGGCCGGAACGGGTCAAGCTTAAAAATATACTGATAAGCCTTAGGAAATTTCCGGAGCCTACCAGGGCGCTGGCACAGGCGCGGGATATATCGAAACGCTTGCGCGAGGGGTGCGATTTTGACGGATTGGCCAAGCTTTATTCCGACGGTCCGGGTGCTTCCGAAGGCGGCCTCATGGGACATGTAAAGCGCGGCGATCTTCTGCCTGAGATAGAGAAGGCGGTATTCGCTCTTAAGCCGGGCGAGGTCACGGGGGTAGTTCAGACGAGCCTTGGTTATCACATATTTAAAGTCGAGGATAAGGAGCCCCCGAGGACACCGTCGTTGTCCGAAGTCAGGCGCGAAGTCGAAGCGGCGGCTTATAAATCAAAGGTGGACGCGAAGATAAGGGGTTGGCTTGAGAGCCTTAAGAAGAGCGCATATATCGCGTTCAAATAA
- the rsmA gene encoding 16S rRNA (adenine(1518)-N(6)/adenine(1519)-N(6))-dimethyltransferase RsmA, which translates to MLTKNQIREIFKRYDFAPLKRLGENYLIDSNIKDKIIAAAGVSANDTVLEIGPGLGALTSDLASAADSVIAVEKDGKAVEILSEIAGSEFPNLKIINGDILEFDLKCVAGKKLTVVGNLPYYITTPVIEYLFTNKRFVKSAVIMVQKEVALRLLAKPGTRDYGSLSCFVQYHSRPEYIYTVKRTCFYPAPKVDSAILRLEILDSPSVDVESEELFFRVVRGSFNQRRKSIINSLSREAVLDVSKEKLAAILKRAGIDPAARPETLSLVDFAKLTNAAVCGNL; encoded by the coding sequence ATGCTTACAAAAAATCAAATAAGAGAAATTTTTAAGCGATATGATTTCGCGCCGCTGAAACGGCTGGGCGAGAATTATCTTATCGATAGTAATATAAAGGATAAAATAATTGCCGCGGCCGGTGTTTCCGCGAATGACACAGTTCTCGAAATAGGGCCTGGGCTCGGGGCGCTGACATCCGACCTTGCCAGCGCCGCAGATTCGGTTATAGCCGTGGAGAAGGACGGTAAAGCGGTGGAGATACTCAGCGAAATCGCCGGATCGGAATTCCCGAATCTCAAGATCATAAACGGCGACATACTGGAGTTTGATCTGAAATGCGTTGCCGGAAAGAAGTTGACGGTAGTAGGGAATCTGCCGTATTACATAACGACGCCGGTTATAGAATATCTCTTTACCAACAAGCGCTTTGTAAAGTCAGCCGTGATCATGGTGCAGAAAGAGGTCGCACTGCGCCTCCTTGCGAAGCCGGGTACCCGGGATTACGGATCCTTAAGCTGTTTTGTCCAATACCATTCGCGTCCTGAGTATATTTACACCGTAAAACGCACATGCTTCTATCCGGCGCCCAAAGTCGACTCCGCGATATTGCGGCTCGAAATACTGGACTCGCCTTCGGTCGATGTGGAGAGCGAGGAATTATTCTTTCGCGTAGTGCGCGGCTCGTTCAACCAGCGCCGCAAGTCGATCATTAACTCGCTTTCGCGCGAAGCCGTCCTGGATGTTTCCAAAGAAAAGCTGGCGGCCATCCTGAAGCGCGCCGGCATCGATCCTGCCGCCCGCCCCGAAACCCTATCCCTCGTCGATTTCGCAAAATTGACAAATGCCGCAGTATGTGGTAACTTATAA
- the gatC gene encoding Asp-tRNA(Asn)/Glu-tRNA(Gln) amidotransferase subunit GatC, which produces MKTIDAKVVKHVAHLGRLELDDKELELYSGQLASILTYISKLNEIDTKDVVPTSHALATLKNVFRKDVLRQSLTPDEALANAPSRDDDFFKVPQIIEGK; this is translated from the coding sequence ATGAAAACGATAGACGCAAAAGTGGTGAAGCATGTTGCGCATCTTGGCCGCCTTGAATTGGACGATAAAGAGCTCGAGCTTTACAGCGGGCAACTGGCTTCTATTCTTACATATATAAGCAAATTAAATGAAATAGATACAAAAGATGTCGTTCCCACAAGCCATGCCCTGGCCACTCTCAAGAATGTATTCCGCAAAGACGTATTGCGACAATCCCTTACGCCTGATGAGGCCCTGGCTAACGCCCCGTCGCGAGATGACGATTTCTTCAAAGTTCCTCAGATAATAGAGGGCAAATAA
- a CDS encoding S41 family peptidase, with translation MKCLRKIIFGSILLLAIASTAIAASGDKTQEGDLYKELELFADAVSFVKSDYAEEVDSKKLMYGAMRGMLASLDDYSEFMDPEEYAELKSETKGEFCGIGIEISMKEGIVTVITPIPGTPAEAAGIKPGDKVVKIDGKITKDMTLDESVKKMRGKPGTIIKLTIWREKDRKILDISIKRATIKIQSIREADFIDGKIGYIKLTDFQDNTIRDLDKTLKKFETSGMDSLILDLRYNPGGTLDSAFDVAERFLAKDKVIVSTKSRVPDQNETFKSSGKHTHAEYPLIVLVNEGSASGSEIVAGAVQDNKRGLILGVRTYGKASVQTVIPMRDGSALRLTTASYLTPSGKMIKGQGITPDVVIEDREDNKKDPDAAEDLFYEKLPAKDRLRKDDQLFAAVGLMKGIKVYNGVK, from the coding sequence ATGAAGTGTCTGCGTAAAATAATTTTCGGTTCCATTCTTCTCCTCGCGATAGCGTCTACGGCGATAGCGGCCTCCGGGGATAAAACTCAGGAAGGAGACCTGTACAAGGAGCTTGAGTTGTTTGCCGACGCGGTCAGTTTCGTGAAAAGCGATTACGCCGAGGAGGTGGATTCAAAAAAGCTCATGTATGGGGCCATGCGGGGCATGCTTGCCAGCCTCGATGATTACAGCGAATTCATGGATCCGGAGGAATATGCGGAGCTAAAGTCCGAGACGAAAGGCGAGTTCTGCGGCATCGGTATCGAGATATCGATGAAAGAAGGTATCGTTACCGTGATAACGCCGATACCGGGTACGCCTGCTGAAGCGGCAGGTATAAAGCCGGGCGACAAGGTGGTTAAAATAGACGGCAAGATAACCAAAGACATGACGCTGGACGAGTCCGTAAAGAAGATGCGCGGTAAACCCGGCACTATTATAAAACTCACCATATGGCGCGAGAAGGACCGGAAGATATTGGATATATCGATTAAACGCGCTACGATAAAGATACAAAGTATACGGGAAGCCGATTTTATCGACGGAAAGATCGGTTATATAAAACTTACGGATTTTCAGGATAATACGATTCGCGACCTGGATAAAACTCTTAAGAAATTTGAGACCAGCGGTATGGATTCATTGATCCTCGACTTAAGGTATAACCCGGGCGGCACTCTCGATAGCGCCTTCGATGTCGCCGAAAGATTTCTTGCTAAAGACAAGGTTATCGTATCGACTAAGTCCAGGGTGCCGGACCAGAATGAGACGTTTAAATCGAGCGGCAAGCATACGCATGCCGAGTACCCGCTCATCGTATTGGTGAATGAAGGCTCCGCGAGCGGCTCCGAGATCGTTGCCGGCGCCGTGCAGGACAATAAACGCGGCCTGATCCTGGGCGTGAGGACATACGGGAAGGCGTCCGTCCAGACGGTAATACCTATGAGGGACGGCTCGGCATTGAGGCTTACGACGGCTTCGTATTTAACGCCGTCGGGGAAAATGATAAAAGGACAGGGGATAACGCCGGATGTTGTTATAGAAGACCGCGAGGATAATAAAAAAGATCCGGATGCGGCGGAAGACCTGTTCTACGAAAAGCTCCCGGCCAAAGATCGGCTCAGAAAAGACGATCAGCTTTTTGCGGCGGTCGGCCTGATGAAGGGTATAAAAGTTTATAATGGAGTTAAGTAA
- a CDS encoding peptidyl-prolyl cis-trans isomerase, which translates to MLRHKSIIVPVAVMVLTVSGCAKTQGADEKVLARVSSHVITAKDLKSKISRLPPYYQSVVAKDPKRYVEEIIVEMLCYEEGVRKGLDRDKEVKELVNEAKKKIVTAKLVKNEVEDKVVITEDEIKKFYDENKEKFKTPEMWRVSHILVPDEAAAKKALDDIAAGAKFEDIARERSIDATASRGGDVGFFRLGQLVPEFESACLKLEPGKTSGIVKTQFGYHIIKMTGKKESGVMTYLDARKAIEAELKKQKRAELFAALVLKLKDKYGVEVNESAFPKEAQGTAPAK; encoded by the coding sequence ATGTTACGCCATAAATCTATAATAGTTCCTGTTGCCGTTATGGTACTGACCGTTTCCGGCTGTGCGAAGACGCAGGGCGCGGATGAAAAGGTGCTCGCGCGCGTAAGCAGTCATGTAATAACGGCGAAGGATCTTAAGTCAAAGATATCCAGGCTCCCTCCATACTACCAGAGTGTTGTCGCTAAAGACCCCAAACGATATGTCGAAGAAATAATAGTCGAAATGCTGTGCTATGAAGAAGGCGTCCGCAAGGGGCTCGATCGGGATAAAGAGGTTAAAGAGCTCGTGAACGAGGCGAAGAAGAAGATAGTGACGGCGAAGCTCGTGAAGAATGAAGTGGAGGACAAGGTCGTCATCACCGAGGATGAGATAAAGAAATTTTACGACGAGAATAAAGAAAAATTCAAAACCCCCGAGATGTGGCGTGTGTCGCATATACTGGTACCTGACGAGGCCGCGGCAAAGAAGGCGTTGGACGATATAGCCGCCGGCGCGAAGTTCGAGGACATAGCCAGGGAGCGTTCGATAGACGCTACGGCGAGCCGCGGCGGCGATGTTGGTTTCTTCCGCTTAGGTCAGCTCGTGCCGGAATTTGAGAGCGCGTGCCTTAAACTTGAACCGGGTAAAACGAGCGGCATCGTCAAGACGCAATTTGGTTACCATATAATAAAGATGACGGGTAAGAAAGAATCCGGCGTCATGACTTATCTCGATGCCAGGAAGGCCATAGAGGCGGAGTTGAAGAAGCAAAAACGCGCGGAACTTTTTGCCGCGCTCGTCCTTAAACTGAAGGACAAGTACGGTGTCGAGGTTAACGAGTCCGCGTTCCCGAAAGAGGCGCAGGGTACGGCGCCTGCGAAATGA
- the gatB gene encoding Asp-tRNA(Asn)/Glu-tRNA(Gln) amidotransferase subunit GatB, which produces MSYETVIGLEVHLQLATKTKAFCGCSTKFGARANSQVCPVCLGFPGSLPVLNEEAFRFAIKVALALNCKIQSLIKFDRKNYYYPDLPKNFQISQYDMPLSYDGFIDIAAKKIRIKRVHMEEDAGKLMHPEGESYSLVDYNRGGMPLLEIVTEPDLNSPQEAYDYLTKLKSILEYLRVSDCDMEKGSLRCDANISIRPQGETKLGTKVELKNMNSFRGVRSALEYEEKRQASVLDEKGKLIQETRLWDTGRCVTASMRVKEEAEDYRYFPEPDLVPFVVDRNQIEEVRSALPELPEARSLRFKEKLGLSDYDAGVLTGQVDVADYFEECLKLYPNAKVAANWIMGDVMAAVNTRNINIRELALTPIALVGLLKMIDSGAINGKMAKDVLIEAIETKASPDEIVRKKGLSQISDSSQIEEAVKKVLQKEIKSVDDYKAGKKAALGFLVGQVMKETKGKANPAMVNATLKKILGE; this is translated from the coding sequence ATGAGTTACGAGACCGTCATAGGGCTGGAAGTCCATTTACAACTTGCCACGAAGACAAAAGCCTTCTGCGGCTGTTCGACGAAGTTCGGCGCCAGGGCTAATTCTCAGGTCTGTCCCGTATGTCTCGGCTTTCCGGGAAGCTTGCCCGTCCTGAACGAGGAAGCGTTCCGTTTCGCGATAAAGGTCGCGCTGGCGCTCAACTGCAAAATACAATCGCTTATAAAATTCGACAGAAAGAATTATTACTATCCCGACCTGCCGAAAAATTTCCAGATATCGCAATATGATATGCCGCTCTCGTATGATGGATTCATTGATATTGCGGCAAAAAAGATACGAATAAAACGCGTTCATATGGAAGAGGATGCCGGGAAATTGATGCATCCCGAGGGAGAATCTTACAGTTTGGTCGACTACAACCGCGGCGGCATGCCGCTTTTGGAAATAGTGACGGAGCCGGATTTAAATTCGCCGCAGGAAGCGTACGATTATCTTACAAAACTCAAATCGATACTCGAGTATCTAAGGGTTTCCGATTGCGATATGGAGAAGGGCTCGCTTCGCTGCGACGCGAATATATCGATACGGCCGCAGGGCGAGACGAAACTTGGGACGAAGGTGGAGCTTAAGAATATGAATTCGTTCAGAGGCGTGCGCTCCGCCCTCGAATACGAGGAGAAGCGCCAGGCGTCGGTTCTCGACGAGAAAGGCAAACTCATCCAGGAGACGAGATTATGGGATACCGGCAGATGCGTTACCGCGTCGATGAGGGTGAAGGAAGAGGCTGAGGACTACCGGTATTTTCCCGAGCCCGATCTCGTGCCTTTCGTTGTGGACAGAAATCAGATCGAGGAGGTAAGGAGCGCTCTGCCTGAACTTCCGGAAGCGAGATCGCTGAGATTCAAAGAAAAATTAGGGCTTTCGGATTACGATGCCGGTGTTTTGACCGGACAGGTCGATGTCGCCGATTATTTCGAAGAATGCCTTAAACTTTACCCGAATGCCAAAGTAGCGGCGAACTGGATAATGGGTGACGTTATGGCCGCCGTCAACACTCGCAATATAAATATCAGGGAACTGGCCCTTACGCCCATAGCGCTCGTCGGGCTCCTTAAGATGATCGACTCGGGAGCTATAAACGGCAAGATGGCCAAGGACGTTTTAATCGAGGCGATCGAAACGAAGGCAAGTCCGGACGAGATAGTCCGGAAGAAGGGGCTGTCTCAAATAAGCGATTCGTCCCAGATCGAGGAGGCCGTGAAGAAGGTTTTACAGAAAGAGATAAAATCCGTAGATGATTATAAAGCCGGCAAGAAAGCGGCCCTCGGATTCCTCGTTGGACAGGTCATGAAAGAAACTAAGGGCAAAGCAAATCCCGCGATGGTGAATGCGACATTAAAGAAGATTCTTGGAGAATAG
- a CDS encoding divergent polysaccharide deacetylase family protein, producing MKREKVILILSVAILILAAFFLGQKTQISRAKKSRVKERPAYNTQRTAKKKAAAPAQALPPVPVKKSSRPAKVAIVIDDFGYNTNNLETLYSIKLPLTFSILPGLRCSREIAESAASHGYETILHLPLASHRKDVKEESETIRPGENKKEIAERLSKDIDSVPGICGVSNHMGSLATEDKVLMSEIFYYLKKSGFYYFDSLTSEKSVCREAAAGIHIRFARRDMFLDNESSAEYIEKQLDILEKLAFKRGRAIAICHDRKSTAVVLAKVMPRMARDGIEFVYLSDMVD from the coding sequence GTGAAACGCGAAAAGGTCATTTTAATATTATCGGTCGCTATTCTGATCCTCGCGGCATTTTTTTTAGGGCAGAAGACGCAGATTTCCCGCGCGAAGAAATCCAGGGTTAAAGAGCGCCCGGCATATAACACTCAGCGCACCGCAAAGAAAAAAGCGGCCGCGCCCGCGCAAGCGCTCCCGCCGGTGCCTGTAAAAAAATCATCGCGTCCCGCGAAGGTGGCCATAGTCATAGACGACTTTGGATATAATACGAATAACCTCGAAACGCTCTACTCTATAAAGCTACCGCTGACTTTCTCGATATTACCAGGTTTGCGCTGTTCGCGTGAAATAGCCGAAAGCGCCGCATCTCACGGTTACGAGACAATACTGCACCTGCCGCTGGCTTCTCACAGGAAGGATGTTAAAGAAGAGTCGGAGACGATCCGGCCGGGCGAGAATAAGAAAGAAATTGCGGAGCGCCTGTCTAAGGACATAGATTCGGTTCCGGGGATATGCGGCGTATCGAATCATATGGGTTCGCTCGCTACCGAAGACAAAGTGTTAATGTCGGAGATATTTTATTATCTGAAGAAGAGTGGGTTTTATTATTTTGACAGCCTGACATCGGAGAAATCGGTATGCCGCGAAGCGGCCGCCGGTATACATATACGTTTTGCCAGACGGGATATGTTTCTCGATAATGAAAGCAGTGCGGAATACATAGAAAAACAGCTCGACATCCTGGAAAAACTTGCTTTTAAAAGAGGACGCGCCATAGCCATATGCCACGACAGGAAGAGTACAGCCGTTGTGCTGGCGAAAGTGATGCCGCGCATGGCCAGGGATGGAATAGAGTTCGTTTATCTTTCGGATATGGTGGACTGA